DNA from Clarias gariepinus isolate MV-2021 ecotype Netherlands chromosome 11, CGAR_prim_01v2, whole genome shotgun sequence:
GTCTAGCTGGTTTTACATATGCTTATATATACGAGGACCATGTGTTAAAAACCTGGTACTATAGTTTTCTTGAAAAGAATAAATCTGCTTTTTGTTTGTCATAGCAGGGGTTGTAATGGCATAGAGGTGTTAGTTAACATCCATTATCAGATTAGGATGTAATAAAAGTTTAcccagatattttttttcataggaAGATGGGGCTAATGTTTAATAacaatgtttagaaaatgtttacgccaagtgtgtgagtgtgcatactgtatgtgtttatgtcCATGCATGTGTagcagattttatatttaatttttatttcaagaGTTATCGCTTTTTCCGGTTCCGGCTGCTCACCTTCAGTGCGCGCGTGGTAAGCGTGGCTGAAGAGAGGTTAGTTCTGATAGAGCTCTAGcgaaaaaacaaagtttaattaCAGTTGGTTTATTGcgagtaaaatgtatttttgcgataaatatgcaatttaattGTAAGGAAGCACGAATAGAGAttgtttaatgcatgttttctttggaagtgacagtgtatgtatgtttgaattCCATggctaaaattatatattttgacTCACAGGTCATTTATAAGCAAACATgaagtttttttctattcatttggtttttaattcattcagaataataaaaaatatatatgttctTTTGGAATATTTGTTGTCCGGTCTCCTTCAATTCACAACACAACGCACAGACAAACCGGTCACACATGGGGTTGTAATAATATCTAGGTAGAGAAACATTCACACAGGGTTAGGATTACCCCTAcagttttaatttgatgtttcaCCAAACCCTAACTTATAAGTTGTGTTAGCTTTCAATGCTCTTAAAATAGCCGGTAATCGGAGTTACACAAAAAGTTGAAAAACaaagtattttctttaaaaatcctaacaAAAACTGATCTGAAGTAAACAGATCAGTAAATGTTCTTGGGTTGTTCTTGagggtttagttttttttttctcttactaaACCGTCACGCTCGAAAGTTCGGTTAGCTGCCATTGCtaggtgtaaatataatgtcattttagaaacttttcagaaaactattagaaaaacatctgaggtaaaagttgtttttcttcttctttttcttctaggttttgtcttccattacaatatttcttaacctaagttaaaagtaattagactggatttttagctacacaaatctaacaacatactgtatccgaGTTAGAAGTTAATACTGTTGAATGTTTACACTTGTTTCATCGGTCATTAAACTTACACATATGAATTTTCTTTTAGGTTCTCTTAGTAAATGTGAGCAATACTTTGAACGTATTTGAGTTAGAAGTTGATACTGTTAAATGATTAGACTTGATTCCTCTGTGATTAAACTTACATGCATGAAATTTCTTTTAGTAATTGTTGtgagtaataattttattgtagaaacttaaaaaatctaacaaaatgtaaaaatagattGTTTAGACTTGGTTTCTCTGTCACTAAACCTTTACGCTTGAAGGAGCTGTTGAGCGTGAAGGCTATGTGTAAGTATAATgtcgttttagaaacttttcagaaaactcttctaacacatcaTAGGCAATAGTTGTTCTTGACGGTTTTGTCTTTggttacaatatttcttcacctaTAAAAGTTGAAAGTTACTGCATCAGAATTTTAGCTATGCAAATGATTTCTTCGTTCATAAAAATTAATGTGCGTGTGTCTGcatacgtgtgtatgtgtgtttgtgaggatgTAAGAAGAgggtggattaaaaaaaacaatgcacaaTGAGTTGTTAAACTTCTGTTACAAACCTAAGTTAAAGTCAACGTTCTTTATGGTTTTGCCCTGTGCTGCTATGCCTTTACTGTTGAAAGTTCGGGTAACTAAATGTGAACATTAAATCTTTATATGCGTTGCAATTTTGACtacacagtcttttttttttaataaacatttagcaACATACTTAATTTGAGGgaattgttgatgttttttcatgttttctctGTCACTAATGCCTGAAAGTTCTGTCAGGGGTCATAGGGGTGATAGTTAATCTAAGATAAGGGTTTAGAAGCAtttacaacaggtaagtatccTTATGCCTGATGTAGTAAAAGCATGGCCAGACAACTTTTAGTTCAAAGGAGATGCTAAACTTCTGTTAGAAACCTCTCAAAAACCTAAGGTAAAAGTCAAAATTCTTTTTAcggttttgtcttgttttccctGCATCACTATGCCTTCACATGTGAAAGTTCTGGTAGCTAAATGtgaataataaagtttatttgctTAGCAATTTTGACTAcacagtctttttctttttcataaacTTTTAGCAACGTACTATATTTGAGGGAATTGTTTACTTTTTCTGTTGCTAAGCCTTCttgtatgaaagatctgttaagcGTCACAGCTATGTGTAAGTACGAtgtcattttagaaacttttttagaaaaacagaaataattcCTTACAATAATTTTTCCTAATTGTTCTCtcattacaatatttcttcacctaTGAACGTTGGTGACAGAGGAAACCtgaaaaatgcaaattattttcacaaaaaCCAACGTTCATAGGtgaagaaatattttaatgaaagaCAAAACCTTgaagaacgtctcgggttactttgctgtaaccctgttccctgaaaaagcaggaacgagatgctgcgcgaaagcgctatgggaaacgattcctcatgaccggttgtgaagcatgtgtgtgtcaaacacgccaaatattttggcatgtataacctcaggcaggtgacgtcaaccgatgaggtgcacctggaggttataaataggcatgaaccgaaaacaccctcaggtcaattttgtctgaaggatgtccagtcacgcatgcagtgcagAATTGGAGCGCaacatctcgttcccgctttttcagggaacagggttacagcaaagtaacccgagacgttccctttaaaaagctacactcgatgctgcgcgaaagtgctatgggaacgagaataccccactccgccgcactgcaaatGTCTGGAcctccagggttgtgtagtgtgcgcacagtacccccaaggagtcttagacataattctgggatTCTGACTCGAGACCCAGTGAGCCTGCCATCCAACCATGAAGCCTGACAGATGTCCTGCGGAAAGGCAACCTGCCGCTTGGGAACTAGTATCTCTAGCCCGACTCGTCTAATAGCAGCTGCCCTTTGGCCGCGGCCCCCTGACGTATGAAACCCAGCTCTAAGTTatggccctggcttaatgcagaggtgcgctgtaaattgaagagcatgagctagacacagcgaatgaagtctttactgctccggagctaacagcggaggacagaaggcttccactgtggaagatagttgggctaGAATGTAAAGGATCCTGAAGGAAAGAATTTCTCCTGTCCctctaggctagggcactagcatctctaacctgactcgtctaatggcggctgcccttcggctgcggccccaagacatatgaaatctgctctgatttacaccactggctagtgcggtggtgtactgtaaatcctaaggagcatgaactagacacagttaatgaagtcttactgctccgtagctgtaacggcggaaaacagaagcttcgaagacaactgcggaagatagttgggtaaggatgcagaatagctctagctagccaatggcaaagcctaagcacaataGAAAAGCTGATGAGGCCCGTAaataagcctgcaactaaggggtgctttccaccagccccatcagtcaggacgtaggcgaaAAGCGGCTATGTATGTTCTGAGTGTACTAGGGCAAAGCCTGaggtcaactttcttgcagaagctccagcactgaagcggtttggcagtggactgggtctgcatgttttgccatgtcctagaatgtaaatgatcctgagggacagaatttgcCCTGTCCTCaaagcagaacctagtgcgCTAGTCGTCTTAGCGGCACAAGCTTAGTCTGCCCGGTCAATATTTACAGGACTGCTGTAGTTTTCcacgctaggacatgttaacctcctgactgctgTAGGGAGTATTTCAGGCCCGAAATAGAGTCATcctttcggggcaattgatgggaattgtttgaaaaaaaaacgtctgccgttagccgcttgcgacgacagcacggacctagagtgggacccagagtcaaggacgagggtctgaaccacataaaaagggtacgaagctcccggcacgtaacccttgttgcctctggggattggcccttagatgaaatcccccggcacttagccaccactgaaaccactctgggagcaGTAATGTTACCACCTggcctagcttatactcctttagagtgcTTTAATGAATTTGGCGCACGCAGGaaacagctgtgcccgcattgcgctcGGATTCCGCATGACACTCAACTTCATACCTCAtgtaggaaggagaacgcttttGTGGCGTTAGAActccacccaaaaaaaaaaaataggtgagctagggcgacgtgttGGCGCCGGGCGGCTTCGTCTGGGAGGGGAACATGCGCTATGGCCCCCTTTGCCAGCCAGCCTGTGATTTGAATTAACAGaggtgctcactgtggtttcacGGAGGTGGAAATCCACGCCGTAGAAACACAAtcactgaatcctgtagcccaggagacatgcttggcagtagctttcacgctgccagcttctccaaaGGGGCAGTAGCTTTTCGCTCAGCTAGGCAGAtgagtggtggtgatggtggtggctgttaggtgttcggtgtccTGAAAACACGACAGGAGGAAACCGAGCCCCTAACACTTTGTCAGAAACCGCTGtctcccgaaacaccagtggcggtgGGAATTGAACACCGGTTTCCTTGAGCTCGTGTTTAAAGAGACATAtttggcagtaggttccccgctgccagcctctctaaaaggtgcacGAACTTCGACACTCCGTCACGGTCCTGAGGCCTTTCTCCTCTCATTTAACATGGTCCTCAGGTCTGTTCTTCTCGCGACGGCTCGTAAAGCGCGGCAAGCTCCACCCCGATCTTCATGCGGGGGGCGCTCGGCTCGCCACACTCTCCCTCTGAACCTCCCGCCTCAGGGAGGCCAGAGCTGGCtggaatttttttcttcttctttaacgACTCGGGGCTCTAGCCCTCTGGAAACgtttattcttcttctctttaagtattttaaaaactaacaaCTTCAACATTCCTCAGTCATTCAAAACTGATCCAAGTTTTTACCAAAgttaataaatgtttcattgttcaccccttggtaataaataaattcaccctGTCTTAATAGTTAAACACAAGCACCTTGAAATCGAGTCCCCTCACcaagcatatttttaaaataaaaaacaccctaaacaaattcttataataaataaataaatactgtataaataaatacgtatataaatgcaataaatctatgaaataaattaattaaattaaataagtgaatGAAACGATGTCTAGCGCATAAGCATcgttacaccccccccccccccccctcttttttttaatcgaaaACTCCAGGTCATAAAAATCCTAAAAGTCATCCAAAGGTCAACAAAAAGGTTATAAAAGGTCGTAAAAGGGGCATCATGTCAGCAGCTGAAGTTTAAGGGTGCAAAGGCGGTTTAGGATTTAACCTGCTTTTACTAATTTCCATTCACTGACGTAGAATTGTAACCTTGAACTACCACTTCAAGTATTAAAGCAAAgttgtaactaaaaaaaaaaaaaaaaataacttccacaattaaattaaattccttggtgttttcaaaaaaaaaatttctttcaaTTAATTTGATGGAAGCACCCTATGGATCAAATAAATTTAGATAAATAGTCGCTACATAAACAGTCTGGATTTTATACATATCATCTTTATTGCAATTACAGTAAAAGCAATAGCTGCTCAGATAGACAACACAAAAACTATTTACACTTTAGACAGCTGTGTCCAAGGAACAATCTCATGACATGCTTCCGTATTTTCGTAAGTTTCAATCCATAAATAAGGGGATTTAAAATGGGAGGAATAAAGAGCATGTCAAGTACTAGGAAATTTCGCAAAGCTTGAGGAAATGAATTTGAGCCATATCGACtataaaatacatcaaacaATAATGCAATTGTAATGTTTAACAGTGCCACTAAGTGTGGCACACAGGTTTGCATGAATTTATATCTGCTCTCCTTTGACTTCCTACAATTTTTAATCAAGTGAATATATGAGAAGGTAATCAGTACTGCATGTccaaaatatgttaatataacTATGTATCCAACTACATTATTTACTGTTGTAAAAGAACAGGCCAATTTAGCAACTGCCCAGGTTTCACAGTATAACTTTTCAATAGTTGAGCCACATAAAGTTAATCTTGATGCTAATAAGACTACAAcagacatgcaaataaatgGTGGAAGCcaacaaaaaattatacattttacaattttttgatTTGTCATTTCTGAATGGTACTTCAGTGGTTTACATATTGCAACATATCTGTCATAGGCCATTACTGTTAAAGTGGAATAATCACATAAAGCTGAAGAATAAATAGCAAAAACCTGAATAAGACATCCTGCATATGAAATAGCATGAGATGGGGCCAGTAGGTCATACATAAATTTAGGGTAGAAGGCAGAAGTGCCATATAGTGTATTTATACACAAATTACACAAGAATATGTACATGGGCTCATGAAGCTGCGTGTCTGAGGTAATGCAAAATATTATAGAAATGTTACATAACAAGATAAACTGATAAACCACTGcagtgagggaaaaaaacacatatctCTCCTCTATTGTCATATTTAATCCAGAGAGAGTGAACACTAAAATATTAGAAACATTTTCCATCTGTAATAGAAATAAAGATTATATTCAGGATTAGTCTTAAATAAGCAGATGCTACACGACTGGTTTCAGACACACTTGCACATCAAAAATACATCTAAGTAAACaagtattaatattttgaaattctcataggtctTGAATTTTCTGCAcaattgtatttaaataattataggtattattgttttattttattatttattccgTTTTTTTATATAGTCACTACACATTAGCACAATCACAGCTTTGTATCTAACTATCTacaattacataaaaacagaaagtctcatttaaattaattatttctaaTAACAAAGAactat
Protein-coding regions in this window:
- the LOC128533326 gene encoding olfactory receptor 52K1-like, which codes for MENVSNILVFTLSGLNMTIEERYVFFSLTAVVYQFILLCNISIIFCITSDTQLHEPMYIFLCNLCINTLYGTSAFYPKFMYDLLAPSHAISYAGCLIQVFAIYSSALCDYSTLTVMAYDRYVAICKPLKYHSEMTNQKIVKCIIFCWLPPFICMSVVVLLASRLTLCGSTIEKLYCETWAVAKLACSFTTVNNVVGYIVILTYFGHAVLITFSYIHLIKNCRKSKESRYKFMQTCVPHLVALLNITIALLFDVFYSRYGSNSFPQALRNFLVLDMLFIPPILNPLIYGLKLTKIRKHVMRLFLGHSCLKCK